The genomic interval CAGGAGTGCATTTACATCTCTGTAATTAATGTCTGTATCCTTTATTTGCGCTTTAATGAATAGATCCTCTGGACGGTTGAGATTTAAAACCTGTCCGCCTATTTCAAAATGAGTTGACCTGTAATCCACAGCGAGCTTCTCAATCGAAAATCCTCCGAATTTGCCTCTGGCTTTCAATTCGATTGAAGGATCTCCTTTTAATATTTCCGTTGCATCTATGAAAGAGGAAAGGTCGTCAAAGTTGAATGAAGATGCGTCAAGATTGATTGAAAGAGGGTAGTTCTTAAAATCTTCAAGTTCTACATTTCCAAATAGATTTAAACTGTCGAGACGCGCATCAATCCGGACATCGCTGCTGTCGGTAATAAATGCGAAATTGGTTACAGAGGCAAAATCTTTTGTAACCGCAAATTCGCCCGAGATGTTCTGGAGTCTGAAACGGTTAAGGTTCGGTTTAAATGAAAGCTCGTTTAATACCAGAAGAAAATCTGAATTTGGTATGTCGATGAAAGCTTGAGCGGAGAGAAAAAGTTTATTTATGCGCAAATCGTCAAAGTTAACTGTCTTGTAAACCGCATTTGAATTAATGTTCGGATATGACTGCTGAATGACAGCAATGTTTTTAAGCTGAAGGTCGTTAACCTGAACATAAAACGAGAATTCCGATTTGGCGGTATCCTCCTCGGAAGGGGGGGATAATTTCTCGTAATTCCAATTGCCGTCCTGATCCTGCAGCAGTTTTATTTTTGCATCCTCTATAAGAATCTTTCTAAAAAAAATCTTTTTTAGAAGTAGTTGAAGAGGACTGGTTTTTATTTCTATTTTCTTTGCGGTAAAAAGTGTATCTCCGGATGTTGTAAGTACAGTGTTACGCAGGAAAATTGAAGTGAGAATTGTTCCTTCAATCTTCTCAATGTAGAGTTTTCCGTTTATTGAAGAGCTGATTTCGGAGATCAGGGTATTACGTAAGAATTCCCTGAATGTGCCGGTCTGAGAAAAGCCGAGAAAGAGAACCAGAAGAAAAATAACGGCAAGAAAAAAGAGTATGAAGACATTGATTATTCTCCGGAAAACCGATCGCTTCTTCTTCTCAGGCGGTTTCTCTTCTGCCTTTATTTCATTCGGTTTTACTTCCTGATCTTCCATTATCCGCCAAATCTTTCAAGAATAGTTTTGATAATGCCTGAAGTCGATTGAAAATTTACAAATTCAATAGTTTCCACTTTACCCCCGGCAGCTTCTACAATATCCCTTCCAACAATATTCTCAATATTCCAATCGGCTCCTTTAACAAGTATATCTGGAACAATTTTCTTTATTGTCTCGAACGGTGTATCTTCTTCAAATTTTGTAACGTAATCGACAGCTTTAAGATTCGCTATAACGAAAGCCCTTTCGTTGAAGGGTACTATAGGCCTTTTGCTTCCTTTGATCCTGGCAACAGATTCATCGGAGTTTAATGCAACAATCAAAACATCGCCGAACAATTTTGCCTTGGAAAGATAATCCACATGACCTGCATGAAGAATGTCGAAACATCCGTTTGTAAAGACAATTTTCCTGTTCTGTTTTTTTAATTCTCCTCTGATCAGTACAAGTTCGTCGACTGTTTTAAAATTATTCATTTCAATTCCCCGATAACTGCATCAAAAAGTTTCTTCTGGTCAATTGGAACTATACCAACATCCTCGCATACGAGTCCGCCGGCAAAGTTTGCGAGATATGCCGCATCATAAATACCGGCACCTGCAGTAAGAGCCATAGTAAGAGTTGATATAACGGTATCTCCGGCGCCCGAAACATCGGCAACCTTTCTGGCCTTTGTAGGTATTCTGCGTTCGGATTTCCCTTTCTCGAACAGAGCGATCCCTTCAGCCCCCAGTGTAAGGAGTACATACTTTGCTTTTATATTTTCGAGGAGACTTTTGCCTGCCCTGGAAATATCATGAGCCGATTTTATTTTGATTCCTAATGCGTCTTCAGTTTCCTTTCTGTTCGGTTTAAAGACTGTTACATCCCGGTAAGTAAAGAAGTTGTTGAATTTTGGATCGACGGTAATGATTTTTTTCGATTCCGCAGCAATAGAGATTATACTGGAAATAAAGTTTTGAGTTAGAACACCCTTGTTGTAATCCTGAAGAATTATTGCGTCAATTTTTTTTATTTCCTTTTTCAAAAAGGAGAGAAGTTTGTTTTCAATTTTTGAGCTGATCGGAAAAGTGCTTTCCCTGTCGATTCTTACAACATGCTGATTATCTGCAATCACTCTGGTTTTGGATGTAGTAGATCTTTCTTTATCCGGAATCATTCCCTGGTCGTTTATCCCGCTTTTGCTCATAAGATTTCTGATCAGTTTTGCATCGCTGTCGATGCCGACGACACCGAGCGGAATTGGAATTCCGCCGAGCGTTAAAATATTATATGCTACATTAAGAGCGCCGCCGAATCTGGAGAACTCATTATCAACCTCTACAACCGGGACTGGTGCTTCCGGAGAAATTCTCTGCACATTACCCCAATAGTAACAATCGAGCATCATGTCGCCGATTACTGCAATTTTCTTACCGTTGAAATTGTTTTGAATTGCTTTCAGTTTTTTTAGAGAAGTATTAAGCATCACTTTTCTCCTTCTGTCCATTGAGCAAGGCGGTTAAAGAAATTTATTTTTATAAGTCCTTTATCTGTACCAAGCCAAAGGAAGGTACCGTCAAAAAATAATTTATTTATTGTCTGAGGAATCCTTTCATCCCTAACCGGAATAACCTGGTTCGATATCCGGTTGATCAATACTAATCCCCGCCCGTATGTTTCCTTGGTAGCTTTACCGAATTGATAAAGAGCGGCCCATATAAAATTTCCTGTAAGTTCGAGGTCATTAATTCCGTTTCCGGATAATCCTTTTGAGTCGTCGAATCTTAACCAGTCGTTTTTCCTGTTGAAACGGAAAAGTCCCCCGAGGTTGAATTCGGGCCGTTCGGCCGTAATAAATTCATCCAATCCGATCCATAGATTATTCCGTTCGCTCATCAGGGCCGAAATCGAAATCTGTTCTCCCTCGCCGTTAAAATAGTTAAATCTGTTGTCATAAAAAGTGATCGCTCCCGGTTCATTCAGGTCCCTCAATTTGTCATATTTATGAAGGCCTGCCTCAGTACCGAACCAGACCAGACTGTCGCCGTCCACTTTGATGGTTTTGATTGTGTTTGTTTTCTGGTTGCCCCGGATTGTCAAATCGTAATCGGTGAACCGTCTGGTCTTCTCGTCATACTTAGTTAGATATTGAAATCTCCCGATCCAAACAACTTTTTCGAAATCGTCGTATGCAATTGAACGGATCCAGTTGCTAAGCTGCCCACCCAGGCCGAACTTCCTTTTTGTCCAACTATTTCTTTTCTTATCGTAAATGAAAAGCCCGTCGATTGAGCCGGCCCAGACATATTCGTTATTTGCAGCAACGCAGTAAAAAAAATCGTGTTGCAGGTTATTCTTCGAAGTGGAGAATTGATCCCATCGATTTTCTTTTTTCAGATAGCGGAAGAGGCCGTTACCGTTTGTAGCGAACCAGATTTCGTTACCCTGTGAAGAAATATCCGTAACATCCGAACCATTTAAAAAGAAATCGAATTCAAAATCATTCTGACCGGATAGTGTTATGCTTATTAAAAAGAAGAGGATTATTTTTTTCATTATTTCAAAATGATTTAATTTCAGCCGGAAATTTAACATTAAGATAGAAGTTTATGAAGTGAATAATTTATGCTTCCGGGTCTGTTATGCAAAATTTATTTGCCACTCGGATTCAAATCCGCGGATAAGACAGGAGGAGAGTTTGGGATAGTCGACTTTCTCATTCAGTATCGATTCTATTTCAATTGTTTTCTGATTTAACTCGGCTTGGAGAACATGCTTTAGGTCGTCATTGGAATTAATATATTCAACAAGTTTTTTATGGAATGTACCGCACAATATCGATCCATGCTGCAGAATCACTTTATTCAATTTTCGTTGTGCACTGCCGATAATTTTTTTCCCGGCAAATTTCACTTCGTTTTTTGCAGTGCTTCCGA from Melioribacteraceae bacterium carries:
- the rfaE2 gene encoding D-glycero-beta-D-manno-heptose 1-phosphate adenylyltransferase, with the translated sequence MNNFKTVDELVLIRGELKKQNRKIVFTNGCFDILHAGHVDYLSKAKLFGDVLIVALNSDESVARIKGSKRPIVPFNERAFVIANLKAVDYVTKFEEDTPFETIKKIVPDILVKGADWNIENIVGRDIVEAAGGKVETIEFVNFQSTSGIIKTILERFGG
- the rfaE1 gene encoding D-glycero-beta-D-manno-heptose-7-phosphate kinase, coding for MLNTSLKKLKAIQNNFNGKKIAVIGDMMLDCYYWGNVQRISPEAPVPVVEVDNEFSRFGGALNVAYNILTLGGIPIPLGVVGIDSDAKLIRNLMSKSGINDQGMIPDKERSTTSKTRVIADNQHVVRIDRESTFPISSKIENKLLSFLKKEIKKIDAIILQDYNKGVLTQNFISSIISIAAESKKIITVDPKFNNFFTYRDVTVFKPNRKETEDALGIKIKSAHDISRAGKSLLENIKAKYVLLTLGAEGIALFEKGKSERRIPTKARKVADVSGAGDTVISTLTMALTAGAGIYDAAYLANFAGGLVCEDVGIVPIDQKKLFDAVIGELK